The Terriglobales bacterium region CCGTTGCTGCTGCGCCCACCAGGCTGAACCCACGACGACCACCACCAAGAACGCGGCCGCCGTGGCCAGGGCAGGCACCCATCCGCGGAACCGACTGCGCCGTGGCGGCACGGCGATGCTCCGCCGCACGCGCTCGCGGAACTCGGCGCTGGGAGCGTAGGCGCGCCCGGCGGCGCGCACCGCCCGCTTCATCTCCAGGCGGGCGACGACCTCGGCGGTGCACTCGCCGCAGCCGCGCAGGTGAGCCGCCAGGGCGGCGGCTTCGGCGGGCGGCAGCTCGCCGTCGGCCAGGCGATCGTGCTGGGCGAGCCAGGCAGCGCAGCTCATCGCACCGCCTCCCGGGCTGCGAGGGAGGCACGCACGGCGCGGCGCGCGCGCGCCAGCCGCGACATCACCGTGCCGATGGGGATGGCCAGCGACTCCGCTGCCTCCTGGTAGCTCATCTCTTCCACGTCCACCAGCAACAGCACCTCGCGAAAGATCACCGGCAGCTCGTCCAGGGCGCGGTGCAACTGCGCGGCGCTGCCCAGGGCCAGCAGGACGTCTTCGGGGGTGCGCTCCTCGACCAGCGCCGGCGGCTCCGCCTGCTCTTCCTCCAGCGGCACGGTGCGGGTGGCGGCGAGGCCCGAGCGCGAGGTGAGGAAGGTGTTGCGCAGGATGCGGAAGATCCAGGCGCGGAAATTGGTGCCCGGCTGGAAGGAGCCGAAGCCACGCAGCGCCTTGACGTAGGTTTCCTGCACCAGGTCTTCGGCCTCCTCGCGGTTGCGGGTGAGCCAGCAGGCGAAGTTGAAGAGGGCGTCGAAGAGCGGCATGGCCAGCTCCTCGAACCCGCCGCCTTGGAAGGCTTCCTGGGACACCACGCATCCTCCAGAACAAAGTGTTGGACGTTTTATTCCCGCCGGAGACGCAAAAAAGTCGCGACTGGCAGCCACGCCTCCGGGGAATAAGACTCGCGCCGCGTGGTTAGCGTTAGCGCAGGCTGCAGATGCAGCGACGCGGCTTGGCGAAAGGGTGGAACATGGCCGACGACCTCATCCTCCACGACCACAGCCACGACGGGGTGGACCGCCGCGGCTTTCTGAAGTGCATGGCCTGGGCGGGCGCCGGGGCCTTCTGCGTGCTCCAGGGCGGGGTGCTGAAGTCCTTCGCCCTCAGCCAGATGGACCGCCACAGCGCGGCCGCCATGAAGGGCGAACTGAGCTTCGTGCAGATCAGCGACAGCCACATCGGCTTCAACAAGCCCGCCAACCCCGACGTGGTCGCCACCCTGCAAGAGGCCATCACCAAGATCAACGCCCTGCCCACGCCGCCGGAGTTCGTGCTGCACACCGGCGACCTGACCCACCTCTCCAAGGATGCCGAGTTCGATCTCCTGGAGCAGAACCTGAAGAGCCTGAAGACCGGCCGCATCCACTACGTCCCCGGCGAGCACGATGTGCTCAACGACAACGGCAAGCAGTACCGGGAGCGCTTCGGCAAAGGCGCGACGGGAGACGGCTGGTACAGTTTCGAGCAGAAGGGCGTGCACTTCATCGGGCTGGTCAACGTGCTCAACCTGAAGGCGGGCGGCCTGGGCGACCTCGGTCACGAGCAACTGGAGTGGCTGGAGAAGGACGTGAAGCACCTCGGCAGGAGCACGCCCATCGTGGTGTTCGCCCACATCCCGCTGTGGACGGTCTACCCCGAGTGGGGCTGGGCCACCGACGACAGCGCCCAGGCGCTCTCCTATCTGAAGAAGTTCGGCTCGGTCACGGTGCTGAACGGCCACATCCACCAGAGCATGCGCAAGGTGGAGGGCAACGTGACCTTCCACACCGCCATGTCCACCGCCTTCCCGCAGCCCGAGCCGGGGAAGGCGCCCTCGCCGGGGCCGATGAAGGTGCCGGAAGGCCAGCTGCGCACGCTGCTGGGCGTGACCGACGTGAACTTCGTGCGCGGCCGGCACGCGCTGGCCATCACCGATTCCGTGCTCGCCGTGTAGGCGCGGAGCGCTCAACCCAGGAGGTAAGCCATGAAGACGACTTTGGCGTTCAAGCTATCGGCGACCGGCCTGGCACTGGCCGTCATCGTACTGGCGGCCTGCCAGACGGCCCCAGCCGGGTCCAAGGAAGCCGCGGCGGCCAAGTACACCGTCGAGATCGACAATTACAGCTTCACGCCGCAGAGCATCACGGTGCCGGCGGGCGCGACCGTGACCTGGACCAACGCCGACGACGTGCCTCACACTGTGGCCGCCAGCGACATGGCCTTCCACTCCAAGGCCATGGACACCGACGAGCAGTATTCACACACCTTCGACCAGCCCGGGACTTACAAGTAC contains the following coding sequences:
- a CDS encoding metallophosphoesterase — protein: MADDLILHDHSHDGVDRRGFLKCMAWAGAGAFCVLQGGVLKSFALSQMDRHSAAAMKGELSFVQISDSHIGFNKPANPDVVATLQEAITKINALPTPPEFVLHTGDLTHLSKDAEFDLLEQNLKSLKTGRIHYVPGEHDVLNDNGKQYRERFGKGATGDGWYSFEQKGVHFIGLVNVLNLKAGGLGDLGHEQLEWLEKDVKHLGRSTPIVVFAHIPLWTVYPEWGWATDDSAQALSYLKKFGSVTVLNGHIHQSMRKVEGNVTFHTAMSTAFPQPEPGKAPSPGPMKVPEGQLRTLLGVTDVNFVRGRHALAITDSVLAV
- a CDS encoding cupredoxin family copper-binding protein, encoding MKTTLAFKLSATGLALAVIVLAACQTAPAGSKEAAAAKYTVEIDNYSFTPQSITVPAGATVTWTNADDVPHTVAASDMAFHSKAMDTDEQYSHTFDQPGTYKYFCTVHPRMTGTVVVEKK
- a CDS encoding RNA polymerase sigma factor; amino-acid sequence: MSQEAFQGGGFEELAMPLFDALFNFACWLTRNREEAEDLVQETYVKALRGFGSFQPGTNFRAWIFRILRNTFLTSRSGLAATRTVPLEEEQAEPPALVEERTPEDVLLALGSAAQLHRALDELPVIFREVLLLVDVEEMSYQEAAESLAIPIGTVMSRLARARRAVRASLAAREAVR